A window of Streptosporangiales bacterium contains these coding sequences:
- a CDS encoding DNA-binding protein: MASGDDRRLTLAQRIRRLFSSTEELDAEELQERSEELGATPVKECADRCRAVVAGTVRTVTMQPRAGAPALEAELFDGSDTLTLVWLGRRKIHGIEPGRRLRASGMVTTAEGRRVIYNPKYELIASGH; this comes from the coding sequence ATGGCAAGCGGTGACGATCGCCGGCTGACGCTAGCGCAGCGGATCAGGCGGCTCTTCTCGTCCACGGAAGAGCTCGACGCCGAGGAGTTGCAGGAACGCTCCGAGGAGCTGGGGGCGACTCCCGTCAAGGAATGCGCGGACCGGTGCCGCGCCGTCGTCGCGGGCACCGTCCGCACCGTGACCATGCAGCCGCGCGCGGGCGCGCCCGCACTCGAGGCGGAGCTCTTCGACGGGTCCGACACGCTCACCCTGGTGTGGCTGGGGCGACGTAAGATTCACGGCATCGAGCCCGGCCGGCGGCTGCGCGCCAGTGGCATGGTCACGACCGCGGAAGGGCGCAGGGTGATCTACAACCCGAAGTACGAGCTGATTGCGAGTGGCCATTGA
- a CDS encoding DUF4193 family protein, whose amino-acid sequence MATDYDAPRKTEEEVSEDSIEELKARRREKSAVAVEDEAELAESFELPGADLSNEELSVRVLPRQADEFTCSRCFLVHHRSQLVENKKGKLVCKDCAA is encoded by the coding sequence ATGGCAACCGACTACGACGCGCCGCGCAAGACCGAAGAGGAAGTCAGCGAAGACAGCATCGAGGAGCTCAAGGCTCGCAGGCGGGAGAAGTCCGCGGTTGCTGTCGAGGACGAGGCCGAGCTGGCCGAGAGCTTCGAGCTGCCGGGCGCGGACCTATCCAACGAAGAGCTCAGCGTCCGGGTACTTCCCCGGCAAGCCGACGAGTTCACCTGCTCGCGCTGCTTTCTCGTGCACCACCGCAGCCAGCTCGTGGAGAACAAGAAGGGCAAGCTGGTCTGCAAGGACTGCGCGGCCTGA
- a CDS encoding TrkA family potassium uptake protein — protein sequence MHCVILGCGRVGSLLANTLEQRGHSVAIIDQDTTAFRRLGSHFEGKRVEGYGFDRDVLIEAGIDQAHAFAAVSSGDNSNIITARIARETFGVENVVARIYDPRRAEVYQRLGIPTVATVQWTADQILRRLFPEQSAPDWQDATGTVMLTEVPIHPSWAGNTVQAAEEATGSRVVSIARMGEAVLPTGQTAIQEDDLVHVAVRTGTQAEVVGTLSKPPEGSD from the coding sequence GTGCACTGCGTCATCCTGGGCTGCGGTCGGGTGGGCTCCCTTCTGGCCAACACCCTGGAACAACGCGGCCACTCCGTAGCCATCATCGACCAAGACACGACGGCTTTCCGCCGGCTGGGCAGCCACTTCGAGGGCAAACGGGTGGAAGGGTACGGCTTCGACCGGGATGTGCTCATCGAGGCCGGCATCGACCAGGCGCATGCCTTCGCCGCGGTGAGCAGCGGCGACAACTCCAACATCATCACCGCGCGGATCGCCAGGGAGACCTTCGGCGTGGAGAACGTCGTCGCGAGGATCTACGACCCGCGCCGCGCCGAGGTGTACCAGCGGCTCGGCATCCCGACCGTGGCGACCGTGCAGTGGACCGCCGACCAGATCCTGCGGCGGCTGTTCCCCGAGCAGAGCGCCCCGGACTGGCAGGACGCCACCGGCACCGTCATGCTGACCGAGGTGCCCATCCACCCCAGCTGGGCGGGCAACACGGTGCAGGCCGCCGAGGAGGCGACCGGGAGCCGGGTGGTGTCCATCGCGCGGATGGGCGAGGCGGTGCTCCCGACCGGGCAGACCGCCATCCAAGAGGACGATCTCGTGCACGTGGCGGTGCGTACGGGCACCCAGGCGGAGGTCGTGGGGACGCTCAGCAAGCCGCCGGAGGGAAGCGACTGA
- a CDS encoding MFS transporter has translation MVLCWATILFDGYDLTVYGTVVPSLLRDPGWQLSPAAAGAIGSYALMGMLVGALVIGTLTDIVGRRKLVIACQAWFSLAMAFAAVAPSPEVLGVARFLAGLGLGGVMPTITALTLEYAPVAKKQFTYAVMYTGYSVGGVLAALVAIPLIPAFGWRVMFGLGAVPLVFLTPLCLKLLPESVAFLRAKGRLAEAEATAKRLGIAVAPEPEPVEETGAPRGRLAPVTQLFRRDYVAGTVLLWAAAFLGLLLVYGLSTWLPEIMRQSGYPLGSALLVLTSLNVGAVAGTILAGRIGDRRGSKTVLIASFSAAAIANVVLSVNLGLTVNMLAIAVAGFGSIGTAILMNAYVASFYPVTSRAAAVGWSLGVGRLGAILGPILGGFIVGSALAVEWNFYLFAFAGVLGALLIALVPKSPLLRRHAVPTTTAERK, from the coding sequence ATCGTGCTTTGTTGGGCGACGATCCTCTTCGACGGGTACGACCTCACCGTCTACGGCACGGTCGTGCCGTCGTTGCTGCGTGACCCCGGCTGGCAGCTCAGCCCGGCGGCCGCGGGCGCCATCGGCAGCTACGCGCTGATGGGCATGCTTGTGGGCGCGTTGGTCATCGGCACGCTGACCGACATCGTCGGGCGGCGGAAGCTGGTCATCGCCTGCCAGGCCTGGTTCTCGCTCGCCATGGCGTTCGCCGCGGTCGCCCCGTCGCCCGAGGTGCTCGGGGTGGCGCGGTTCCTCGCCGGGCTCGGCCTCGGTGGCGTGATGCCCACCATCACCGCGCTGACGCTCGAGTACGCGCCGGTGGCGAAGAAGCAGTTCACGTACGCGGTGATGTACACCGGCTACTCGGTCGGCGGAGTGCTCGCCGCGCTGGTCGCGATCCCGCTGATCCCCGCCTTCGGCTGGCGGGTGATGTTCGGTCTCGGCGCGGTGCCGTTGGTCTTCCTCACGCCGCTGTGCCTGAAGCTGCTGCCGGAGTCGGTGGCGTTCCTGCGTGCGAAGGGTCGGCTGGCCGAGGCGGAGGCGACGGCGAAGCGGCTCGGCATAGCGGTCGCGCCCGAGCCGGAGCCCGTCGAGGAGACCGGGGCGCCGCGCGGCCGGCTGGCCCCCGTGACACAGCTGTTCCGCCGCGACTACGTGGCGGGCACGGTGCTGCTGTGGGCGGCCGCGTTCCTCGGCCTGCTGCTCGTCTACGGCCTGTCCACCTGGCTGCCGGAGATCATGCGGCAGTCCGGCTACCCGCTCGGCTCGGCGCTGCTCGTGCTCACCTCGTTGAACGTCGGCGCGGTGGCGGGCACCATCCTCGCCGGCCGCATCGGCGACCGGCGCGGCTCGAAGACCGTGCTGATCGCGTCGTTCTCCGCCGCCGCGATCGCGAACGTCGTGCTGAGCGTGAACCTCGGTCTCACCGTGAACATGCTGGCGATCGCCGTCGCGGGCTTCGGCTCGATCGGTACGGCCATCCTGATGAACGCGTACGTCGCCTCGTTCTACCCGGTCACCAGCCGCGCCGCCGCCGTCGGCTGGTCGCTCGGCGTCGGCCGGCTCGGCGCGATCCTCGGGCCGATCCTCGGCGGGTTCATCGTGGGGTCCGCGCTCGCGGTGGAGTGGAACTTCTACCTGTTCGCCTTCGCTGGCGTGCTCGGTGCACTGCTGATCGCGCTGGTGCCGAAGTCGCCGCTGCTCCGTCGGCACGCCGTGCCGACGACCACGGCAGAGCGGAAGTGA
- a CDS encoding DUF3159 domain-containing protein, translated as MTGPDQPGESRTEPTATTAEDAEPAEATPTPEEQRKSLLGAVGGGRGALETSVPGLLFVTIFSIWRDVQLSAIVAVALALVFLAIRVGRRSTVQYAVGGFVGVLIAGLFAVSTGEAKDYFVPSMLKNLGFAALYLVSVLVRWPLLGVIIGPLLKENFAWRAVDARRRAYAQATLLWAAMFAVRLAVIFPLYHLDMTFALGVAGVALGWPVFAVVAWVTWLIIRRVPPVRPDAPPGTR; from the coding sequence TTGACCGGGCCGGACCAGCCGGGGGAGTCGCGCACCGAGCCGACCGCCACCACAGCCGAGGACGCCGAACCGGCCGAAGCCACGCCCACGCCGGAGGAACAACGCAAGTCGCTGCTCGGCGCCGTCGGCGGCGGCCGTGGTGCGCTGGAGACCAGCGTGCCCGGCCTGCTCTTCGTCACCATCTTCTCCATCTGGCGGGACGTGCAGCTCTCCGCGATCGTGGCGGTGGCCCTCGCCCTCGTCTTCCTCGCGATCCGGGTCGGTCGGCGCAGCACCGTGCAGTACGCGGTCGGCGGCTTCGTCGGCGTGCTCATCGCGGGGCTGTTCGCCGTCAGCACCGGCGAGGCGAAGGACTACTTCGTGCCGTCGATGCTGAAGAACCTCGGCTTCGCGGCGCTGTACCTGGTGTCGGTGCTCGTGAGGTGGCCGCTGCTCGGCGTGATCATCGGCCCGCTGCTGAAGGAGAACTTCGCGTGGCGCGCGGTGGACGCCCGCCGGCGCGCGTACGCGCAGGCGACCCTGCTGTGGGCGGCGATGTTCGCGGTGCGGCTCGCGGTGATCTTCCCGCTGTACCACCTGGACATGACGTTCGCCCTCGGCGTCGCCGGTGTCGCCCTCGGCTGGCCGGTCTTCGCCGTGGTCGCGTGGGTGACCTGGCTGATCATCCGCCGAGTGCCACCGGTCCGCCCGGACGCCCCGCCGGGTACCCGTTAG
- a CDS encoding DUF4235 domain-containing protein, producing the protein MGKKKPKPDIGWTIVGGLSAFAAGVVTRKVLELTWTKTTGNKPPESPESPDVALREAVLWAVATGVAVGVARLVVTREAAKVWRRATGDLPAVLKKLDELDD; encoded by the coding sequence ATGGGCAAGAAGAAGCCGAAGCCCGATATCGGGTGGACGATCGTCGGCGGGCTCAGCGCCTTCGCCGCCGGTGTCGTGACGCGTAAGGTCCTCGAGCTCACCTGGACCAAGACCACCGGCAACAAGCCGCCCGAGTCGCCCGAGTCGCCGGACGTGGCGCTGCGCGAGGCCGTCCTCTGGGCGGTCGCGACCGGAGTCGCCGTCGGCGTGGCGCGGCTGGTCGTCACCCGCGAGGCCGCGAAGGTATGGCGGCGCGCCACCGGCGACCTGCCGGCGGTGCTGAAGAAGCTGGACGAGCTGGACGACTAG
- a CDS encoding GNAT family N-acetyltransferase produces MDPQVIDAGGVRLRPHRADDVPAIVEQCIDPESQRWTTVPSPYGRADAEEFVDLVARGWEEERSLAFALADPATDAFLGSIDLRLDGAGAADIGYGLHPGARGRGLTTVALRAVADWAFAQQHLALQVLQWSAIVGNWASRRAAWRVGFRVEGTLRGQLNQRGTRRDTWCATLLRDDPRQPRTRWLRPARLTGAGVVLRPFRAGDAEGCVEACTDPRTRHWLPQLPDPYTAEAAAEYIATREEEHAADRGVFWCAADPVDDRMLGSFGLHLDRDGGPDTAELGYLLHPAARGRGIATTAARLVRRHAFAPADAGGLGLRRLVVCAAQGNEASVRVAQRAGFVRTGVDRAAAPLGDGTVDDMVRLDQLASTTADGGREDRQSAEARERRNE; encoded by the coding sequence ATGGACCCGCAGGTGATAGACGCCGGCGGCGTCCGGCTGCGCCCGCATCGCGCCGACGACGTCCCGGCCATCGTCGAGCAGTGCATCGACCCCGAGTCGCAACGGTGGACGACGGTGCCCTCGCCGTACGGCCGCGCGGATGCCGAGGAGTTCGTCGACCTGGTCGCCCGCGGCTGGGAGGAGGAGCGGTCGCTGGCGTTCGCGCTCGCCGACCCCGCCACCGACGCGTTCCTCGGCAGCATCGACCTGCGGCTGGACGGCGCGGGCGCGGCCGACATCGGGTACGGCCTGCACCCGGGCGCCCGCGGCCGCGGCCTGACGACCGTCGCGCTGCGCGCGGTCGCCGACTGGGCGTTCGCGCAACAGCACCTCGCCCTGCAGGTGCTGCAGTGGAGCGCCATCGTGGGCAACTGGGCGTCCCGCAGGGCCGCGTGGCGGGTGGGCTTCCGCGTCGAGGGCACGCTGCGCGGGCAGCTGAACCAGCGCGGCACCCGACGCGACACCTGGTGCGCGACGTTGCTGCGCGACGACCCGCGCCAACCGCGGACCCGGTGGCTGCGGCCGGCCAGGCTGACCGGTGCCGGTGTGGTCCTCCGCCCGTTCCGCGCCGGCGACGCCGAGGGGTGCGTCGAGGCGTGCACCGACCCGCGCACCAGGCACTGGCTACCGCAGCTGCCGGATCCGTACACGGCCGAGGCCGCCGCCGAGTACATCGCCACCAGGGAGGAGGAGCACGCGGCCGACCGCGGCGTCTTCTGGTGTGCCGCCGACCCGGTCGACGACCGGATGCTCGGTTCGTTCGGGCTGCACCTCGACCGCGACGGCGGCCCGGACACCGCGGAGCTCGGCTACCTGCTGCACCCCGCGGCGCGCGGCCGCGGGATCGCGACCACCGCGGCACGGCTGGTCCGCCGGCACGCCTTCGCCCCGGCCGACGCCGGCGGGCTCGGGCTGCGGCGGCTCGTCGTGTGCGCGGCGCAGGGCAACGAGGCGTCCGTACGGGTCGCGCAGCGGGCCGGCTTCGTCCGCACCGGCGTGGACCGCGCGGCCGCGCCGCTGGGCGACGGCACCGTCGACGACATGGTGCGGCTGGACCAGCTCGCGTCGACGACAGCGGACGGTGGCCGCGAGGACCGGCAGAGTGCCGAGGCGCGGGAACGCCGTAACGAGTGA
- a CDS encoding DUF3710 domain-containing protein, which yields MIFRRRRAKDKRAEEPAVEESAAADDDSDLDDDTVAEEDASVDDSAEEDETADDLDDEDEDEDEDEADDSPRADGPWDVDEDFPEAERIDLGSLQVPVVDGFEIQIRMDNNVPVAANVLHGDSGLEIMACAAPKTGGLWDELRSEMIKGLKSSGGKVASVDGTFGRELIAEVPVTGPDGTQGTQHVRFFGIDGPRWFLRGAFSGRAVDEPKQAVPLEDILRGTVVDRGQEPMAPRELIPMDLPRDAKEALGLTTQEDDTEAANRFKSFRRAPDSAG from the coding sequence GTGATCTTCCGACGCCGTCGCGCCAAGGACAAGCGCGCCGAGGAGCCGGCCGTCGAGGAATCGGCCGCCGCGGACGACGACTCCGATCTCGACGACGACACCGTCGCCGAGGAGGACGCGTCCGTCGATGACTCGGCCGAGGAGGACGAGACCGCGGACGACCTCGACGACGAGGACGAGGACGAAGACGAGGACGAAGCGGACGACTCGCCGCGCGCCGACGGTCCGTGGGACGTCGACGAGGACTTCCCCGAGGCGGAGCGGATCGACCTGGGGTCGTTGCAGGTGCCGGTCGTCGACGGCTTCGAGATCCAGATCCGGATGGACAACAACGTCCCGGTCGCGGCGAACGTCCTGCACGGCGACAGCGGCCTGGAGATCATGGCCTGCGCCGCCCCGAAGACCGGTGGGCTCTGGGACGAGCTGCGCAGCGAGATGATCAAGGGGCTGAAGAGCTCCGGCGGCAAGGTGGCGTCCGTGGACGGGACCTTCGGCCGGGAGCTGATCGCCGAGGTACCGGTGACCGGCCCGGACGGCACCCAGGGCACCCAGCACGTCAGGTTCTTCGGCATCGACGGCCCGCGCTGGTTCCTCCGCGGCGCCTTCTCCGGGCGTGCGGTGGACGAACCCAAGCAGGCCGTGCCGCTCGAGGACATCCTGCGGGGGACGGTCGTCGACCGCGGGCAGGAGCCGATGGCACCGCGCGAGCTCATCCCGATGGACCTGCCGCGGGACGCGAAGGAAGCGCTCGGGTTGACCACGCAGGAGGACGACACCGAGGCCGCCAACCGGTTCAAGTCGTTCCGGCGGGCACCCGACTCGGCTGGGTAG
- a CDS encoding alpha/beta fold hydrolase, which yields MAGTSSARCGRSRTPPASITCGSIRRCSRSPPGRATDFAIACSSRLGKEAPVPDAGVFAELERFLDLPRVAGLTLSPDGSRLVATVSVLSGDRKKYVGSLWQVDPAGEQPARRLTSSDNGESGAVFTPDGSLLFLSDRPVPDAADAEDEHRTAVWQLPAAGGEATRVLAAPGGIADLAAARSAGTLVCATSVLPGAAGADDRELRKARRDRGVSAVLYSDFPLRHWDHDLGPAEPHLVTPGADGTDGTDLTDLTAEPGRALDNASYDVVPDGSAVVTTWAVPRGPGELRNQVRVIDVATGQVRVLLDDEHADYGSVAVSPDGQWVVAGRESWPTYTEPSDTTLCLVPLASGEERDLLPDLDRWPAAPVWAPDSSAVYATFDDVGRGRIVRVERESGAVTVLTGDDGVYSAVCPHPDGDRLFALRSAVTGPPAPVVLDARAKDQQPTPLRGPAEPPELPGRLTEVAAVADDGQPLRAWLALPHDAGADRPAPLLLWAHGGPESSWNQWSWRWNPWLLVANGYAVLLPDPALSTGYGIEFHQRGWGSWGDKPYTDLMTVTDVAVARPDVDEDRTAALGGSFGGYMANWIAGHTDRFKAIVTHASLWALDQFSGTTDVPAYWQTQFGDPAQHPERYEQHSPHEFAHRLGTPMLVIHGDKDYRVPVGEGLRLYWQLVKSGVEAQFLYFPDENHWILKPGNVIAWYDTITAFLATHVLGEPWQRPQRL from the coding sequence ATGGCCGGGACGTCGTCGGCGCGATGCGGGCGCAGCCGGACGCCGCCGGCGTCTATCACCTGCGGGTCCATCCGGCGATGCTCTCGAAGCCCACCGGGCCGGGCAACCGATTTCGCGATAGCGTGCAGCTCACGCCTAGGGAAGGAGGCGCCCGTGCCGGACGCGGGTGTGTTCGCCGAGTTGGAGCGCTTCCTCGACCTCCCGCGGGTCGCGGGCCTGACGCTGTCCCCCGACGGCAGCCGGCTGGTGGCGACCGTCTCGGTGTTGTCCGGGGACAGGAAGAAGTACGTCGGCTCGCTGTGGCAGGTCGACCCGGCGGGGGAGCAGCCCGCGCGACGGCTCACCAGCTCCGACAACGGCGAGTCCGGGGCGGTCTTCACCCCTGACGGGTCGTTGCTGTTCCTCTCCGACCGGCCGGTGCCGGATGCCGCGGACGCCGAGGACGAGCACCGGACGGCGGTCTGGCAGCTGCCGGCCGCCGGCGGCGAGGCGACCAGAGTGCTCGCCGCGCCCGGCGGTATCGCCGACCTCGCGGCCGCGCGCTCGGCCGGCACGCTCGTCTGCGCGACGTCGGTGTTGCCCGGCGCGGCCGGCGCCGACGACCGGGAGCTGCGCAAGGCACGCAGGGACCGCGGGGTCTCCGCAGTGCTCTACAGCGACTTCCCCCTGCGCCACTGGGACCACGACCTCGGCCCGGCCGAGCCGCACCTGGTCACCCCGGGCGCGGACGGTACGGACGGCACCGACCTCACCGACCTCACCGCCGAGCCCGGGCGGGCGCTGGACAATGCGTCGTACGACGTCGTCCCCGACGGCAGCGCGGTCGTCACCACGTGGGCGGTGCCGCGCGGCCCGGGGGAGCTACGCAACCAGGTGCGGGTGATCGACGTGGCCACCGGGCAGGTGCGGGTGCTGCTGGACGACGAGCACGCCGACTACGGCTCGGTGGCCGTGTCGCCCGACGGACAGTGGGTGGTGGCCGGCCGGGAGAGCTGGCCGACGTACACCGAGCCGAGCGACACGACGTTGTGCCTGGTGCCGCTGGCCAGCGGCGAGGAGCGCGACCTGCTGCCCGACCTGGACAGGTGGCCGGCCGCGCCGGTCTGGGCGCCGGACAGCAGCGCGGTCTACGCCACCTTCGACGACGTCGGCAGAGGGCGGATCGTGCGGGTCGAGCGCGAGTCTGGTGCCGTCACCGTGTTGACCGGCGACGACGGCGTGTACAGCGCCGTGTGCCCGCACCCGGACGGCGACCGGCTCTTCGCGTTGCGGTCGGCGGTGACCGGGCCGCCGGCGCCGGTGGTGCTGGACGCGCGCGCGAAGGACCAGCAGCCCACCCCGCTGCGCGGGCCGGCGGAGCCGCCGGAGCTGCCCGGCCGGCTGACCGAGGTGGCGGCGGTCGCCGACGACGGCCAGCCGCTGCGGGCGTGGCTGGCGCTGCCGCACGACGCCGGCGCGGACCGTCCGGCGCCGCTGCTGCTGTGGGCGCACGGCGGCCCGGAGTCGTCGTGGAACCAGTGGTCGTGGCGCTGGAACCCGTGGCTGCTCGTCGCCAACGGCTACGCGGTGCTGCTGCCCGACCCGGCGTTGTCGACCGGTTACGGCATCGAGTTCCACCAGCGGGGCTGGGGTTCCTGGGGTGACAAGCCTTACACCGACCTGATGACCGTGACCGATGTCGCCGTGGCGCGCCCGGACGTCGACGAGGATCGCACCGCCGCGCTCGGCGGCTCGTTCGGCGGGTACATGGCGAACTGGATCGCCGGACACACCGACAGGTTCAAGGCGATCGTGACGCACGCGAGCCTGTGGGCACTCGACCAGTTCAGCGGCACCACGGACGTCCCTGCGTACTGGCAGACGCAGTTCGGCGATCCGGCCCAGCACCCCGAGCGCTACGAGCAGCACTCTCCGCACGAGTTCGCGCACCGGCTCGGCACGCCGATGTTGGTGATCCACGGCGACAAGGATTACCGGGTGCCCGTCGGGGAAGGGCTGAGGCTCTACTGGCAGTTGGTCAAGTCCGGCGTGGAGGCGCAGTTCCTGTACTTCCCGGACGAGAACCACTGGATCTTGAAACCAGGAAACGTGATCGCTTGGTACGACACCATCACGGCGTTCCTCGCCACCCACGTACTCGGCGAACCGTGGCAACGGCCACAGCGGCTATGA
- a CDS encoding dUTP diphosphatase, whose amino-acid sequence MAVDVLIRRLAADVPLPGYAHPGDAGADLSTNEDVTLAPGERANVGTGIAIALPDGYAAFVHPRSGLAARLGVTLVNAPGTVDAGYRGEIRVTLINTDRTESVRFRRGDRIAQLVVQQVERMRVHEVEQLPGSDRGADGHGSTGGFTDSVGHTAR is encoded by the coding sequence ATGGCCGTCGACGTGCTGATCCGCCGGCTCGCTGCCGACGTCCCGCTGCCCGGCTACGCCCATCCAGGCGACGCCGGCGCGGACCTGAGCACGAACGAGGACGTGACGCTGGCGCCGGGGGAGCGCGCCAACGTCGGCACCGGCATCGCCATCGCGCTGCCGGACGGGTATGCGGCGTTCGTGCACCCCAGGTCCGGGCTCGCCGCCAGGCTCGGTGTGACGCTGGTCAACGCGCCGGGTACCGTCGACGCGGGCTACCGTGGCGAGATACGCGTTACGCTCATCAACACGGACAGAACCGAGTCGGTGCGGTTCCGCCGGGGGGACCGGATCGCCCAACTTGTCGTTCAGCAGGTCGAGCGGATGCGTGTGCACGAGGTCGAGCAGCTGCCCGGGTCGGACCGGGGAGCCGATGGCCATGGTTCGACGGGCGGGTTCACCGACTCCGTCGGGCACACCGCGCGATAG
- a CDS encoding DUF3093 family protein, which translates to MATQPDEAAGFAERLWVPWWWWPVAGVTVAILGAEVHLGLGPLAAVLTYLVLGATTAALLVRWAFPVRVDRDTLAVGTHRVELARVTGVTVIERTEARRALADHPDATAVVLLRGYARHAVFVTTDGAAGAPGYLLFSTRRPDEVAAALDEPSAAAR; encoded by the coding sequence ATGGCCACGCAGCCGGACGAGGCGGCCGGGTTCGCCGAACGCCTCTGGGTGCCCTGGTGGTGGTGGCCGGTCGCAGGCGTGACGGTGGCGATCCTCGGCGCCGAGGTGCATCTCGGCCTCGGTCCGCTGGCCGCGGTGCTGACGTACCTGGTGCTCGGCGCCACGACCGCGGCGCTGCTGGTGCGCTGGGCGTTCCCCGTCCGCGTCGACCGCGACACGCTCGCCGTGGGCACACACCGGGTGGAGCTGGCCCGCGTCACCGGCGTGACGGTCATCGAGCGTACGGAGGCGCGCCGGGCACTCGCCGACCACCCGGACGCCACCGCGGTCGTGCTGCTGCGCGGCTACGCGAGGCACGCGGTGTTCGTCACCACCGACGGTGCCGCCGGTGCGCCCGGCTACCTGCTGTTCTCCACCCGCCGGCCGGACGAGGTCGCCGCCGCACTCGACGAGCCCTCCGCCGCCGCACGGTGA
- a CDS encoding TrkA family potassium uptake protein, which produces MRVAIAGAGAVGRSIATELLDNGHEVLLVDKDPRAIRVDSVPRAEWLLADACEIASLDEAGFERCQVVVAASGDDKVNLVVSLLARTEFGVPRTVARVNHPNNEWLFNDSWGVDVAVSTPRMLCALVEEAVSVGDLVRLMTFRQSNANLVETTLPETSTLVGEKVSSVAWPADTALVAILRGGRVLVPSGDDPLEAGDELLLVTTENVESELDALFHRT; this is translated from the coding sequence ATGCGTGTTGCCATCGCTGGCGCCGGCGCAGTCGGCCGGTCGATCGCCACCGAACTACTCGACAACGGGCACGAGGTGCTGCTCGTCGACAAAGACCCGCGCGCCATCCGGGTCGACTCCGTGCCGCGCGCCGAGTGGCTGCTCGCGGACGCCTGCGAGATCGCCTCGCTGGACGAGGCCGGCTTCGAACGCTGCCAGGTGGTCGTGGCGGCCAGCGGCGACGACAAGGTCAACCTGGTGGTGTCGCTGCTCGCCCGTACCGAGTTCGGCGTCCCCCGCACGGTGGCCAGGGTGAACCACCCGAACAACGAGTGGCTCTTCAACGACTCCTGGGGAGTCGACGTGGCGGTGTCCACCCCCCGGATGTTGTGCGCCCTGGTCGAGGAGGCGGTCTCCGTCGGCGACCTGGTGCGGCTGATGACGTTCCGGCAGAGCAACGCCAACCTGGTGGAGACGACGCTGCCTGAGACGTCCACCCTGGTGGGCGAGAAGGTCAGCTCGGTGGCCTGGCCGGCGGACACCGCGCTGGTCGCCATCCTGCGCGGCGGCCGGGTCCTGGTGCCGAGCGGCGACGACCCCCTCGAAGCCGGCGACGAGCTGCTGCTGGTCACCACGGAGAACGTGGAGAGCGAGCTGGACGCCCTGTTCCACCGGACCTAA